A window of Pan paniscus chromosome 10, NHGRI_mPanPan1-v2.0_pri, whole genome shotgun sequence contains these coding sequences:
- the MYL6 gene encoding myosin light polypeptide 6 isoform X1 — protein sequence MCDFTEDQTAEFKEAFQLFDRTGDGKILYSQCGDVMRALGQNPTNAEVLKVLGNPKSDEMNVKVLDFEHFLPMLQTVAKNKDQGTYEDYVEGLRVFDKEGNGTVMGAEIRHVLVTLGEKMTEEEVEMLVAGHEDSNGCINYEELVRMVLNG from the exons ATG TGTGACTTCACCGAAGACCAGACCGCAG AGTTCAAGGAGGCCTTCCAGCTGTTTGACCGAACAGGTGATGGCAAGATCCTGTACAGCCAGTGTGGGGATGTGATGAGGGCCCTGGGCCAGAACCCTACCAACGCCGAGGTGCTCAAGGTCCTGGGGAACCCCAAGAGTGATG AGATGAATGTGAAGGTGCTGGACTTTGAGCACTTTCTGCCCATGCTGCAGACAGTGGCCAAGAACAAGGACCAGGGCACCTATGAGGATTATGTCGAAGGACTTCGGGTGTTTGACAAGGAAGGAAATGGCACCGTCATGGGTGCTGAAATCCGGCATGTTCTTGTCACACTGG GTGAGAAGATGACAGAGGAAGAAGTAGAGATGCTGGTGGCAGGGCATGAGGACAGCAATGGTTGTATCAACTATGAAG AGCTCGTCCGCATGGTGCTGAATGGCTGA
- the MYL6B gene encoding myosin light chain 6B isoform X2, whose protein sequence is MPPKKDVPVKKPAGPSISKPAAKPAAAGAPPAKTKAEPAVPQAPQKTQEPPVDLSKVVIEFNKDQLEEFKEAFELFDRVGDGKILYSQCGDVMRALGQNPTNAEVLKVLGNPKSDELKSRRVDFETFLPMLQAVAKNRGQGTYEDYLEGLRVFDKEGNGKVMGAELRHVLTTLGEKMTEEEVETVLAGHEDSNGCINYEAFLKHILSV, encoded by the exons ATGCCTCCCAAGAAGGATGTTCCCGTGAAGAAACCAGCAGGGCCCTCCATCTCCAAACCTGCTGCTAAGCCAGCAGCAGCAGGGGCTCCTCCAGCCAAGACCAAAGCTGAGCCAGCTGTCCCCCAGGCCCCTCAGAAAACCCAGGAGCCTCCAGTCGATCTCTCCAAAGTGGTG ATCGAGTTTAACAAGGACCAGCTGGAGG AGTTCAAGGAGGCCTTCGAGCTGTTTGACCGAGTGGGGGATGGCAAGATCCTGTACAGCCAGTGTGGGGACGTGATGAGGGCCCTGGGCCAGAACCCCACCAACGCCGAGGTGCTCAAGGTCCTGGGGAACCCCAAGAGTGATG AGCTGAAGTCCCGGCGTGTGGACTTTGAGACTTTCCTGCCCATGCTCCAGGCAGTGGCCAAGAACCGAGGCCAAGGCACATATGAGGACTACTTGGAGGGGCTTCGTGTGTTTGACAAGGAGGGGAACGGCAAAGTCATGGGAGCAGAGCTCAGACATGTTCTCACCACCCTTG GAGAGAAGATGactgaggaggaggtggagacCGTTCTGGCAGGACACGAGGACAGCAACGGCTGCATCAACTACGAGG CCTTCTTGAAACACATCCTAAGCGTCTGA
- the MYL6 gene encoding myosin light polypeptide 6 isoform X2: protein MCDFTEDQTAEFKEAFQLFDRTGDGKILYSQCGDVMRALGQNPTNAEVLKVLGNPKSDEMNVKVLDFEHFLPMLQTVAKNKDQGTYEDYVEGLRVFDKEGNGTVMGAEIRHVLVTLGEKMTEEEVEMLVAGHEDSNGCINYEAFVRHILSG from the exons ATG TGTGACTTCACCGAAGACCAGACCGCAG AGTTCAAGGAGGCCTTCCAGCTGTTTGACCGAACAGGTGATGGCAAGATCCTGTACAGCCAGTGTGGGGATGTGATGAGGGCCCTGGGCCAGAACCCTACCAACGCCGAGGTGCTCAAGGTCCTGGGGAACCCCAAGAGTGATG AGATGAATGTGAAGGTGCTGGACTTTGAGCACTTTCTGCCCATGCTGCAGACAGTGGCCAAGAACAAGGACCAGGGCACCTATGAGGATTATGTCGAAGGACTTCGGGTGTTTGACAAGGAAGGAAATGGCACCGTCATGGGTGCTGAAATCCGGCATGTTCTTGTCACACTGG GTGAGAAGATGACAGAGGAAGAAGTAGAGATGCTGGTGGCAGGGCATGAGGACAGCAATGGTTGTATCAACTATGAAG CGTTTGTGAGGCATATCCTGTCGGGGTGA
- the MYL6B gene encoding myosin light chain 6B isoform X1: protein MPPKKDVPVKKPAGPSISKPAAKPAAAGAPPAKTKAEPAVPQAPQKTQEPPVDLSKVVIEFNKDQLEEFKEAFELFDRVGDGKILYSQCGDVMRALGQNPTNAEVLKVLGNPKSDELKSRRVDFETFLPMLQAVAKNRGQGTYEDYLEGLRVFDKEGNGKVMGAELRHVLTTLGEAGKGDQNSFRVERGMGWARKKTGQISRASRRITVLQVVSRRLRRSELWG, encoded by the exons ATGCCTCCCAAGAAGGATGTTCCCGTGAAGAAACCAGCAGGGCCCTCCATCTCCAAACCTGCTGCTAAGCCAGCAGCAGCAGGGGCTCCTCCAGCCAAGACCAAAGCTGAGCCAGCTGTCCCCCAGGCCCCTCAGAAAACCCAGGAGCCTCCAGTCGATCTCTCCAAAGTGGTG ATCGAGTTTAACAAGGACCAGCTGGAGG AGTTCAAGGAGGCCTTCGAGCTGTTTGACCGAGTGGGGGATGGCAAGATCCTGTACAGCCAGTGTGGGGACGTGATGAGGGCCCTGGGCCAGAACCCCACCAACGCCGAGGTGCTCAAGGTCCTGGGGAACCCCAAGAGTGATG AGCTGAAGTCCCGGCGTGTGGACTTTGAGACTTTCCTGCCCATGCTCCAGGCAGTGGCCAAGAACCGAGGCCAAGGCACATATGAGGACTACTTGGAGGGGCTTCGTGTGTTTGACAAGGAGGGGAACGGCAAAGTCATGGGAGCAGAGCTCAGACATGTTCTCACCACCCTTGGTGAGGCAGGCAAGGGGGACCAGAACTCCTTTAGAGTGGAGAGGGGGATGGGGTGGGCCAGAAAAAAGACTGGACAGATAAGCAGAGCTAGCAGGAGGATTACTGTCCTGCAGGTTGTCAGCAGGAGACTGAGAAGGTCAGAGCTATGGGGGTAG